The Pirellulimonas nuda genome includes a region encoding these proteins:
- a CDS encoding MFS transporter, with the protein MADNSRNNGAPSMKLFWGCFLALITTAFGFITRIFLLSEWEAEFGLNKATSGELFGMGIWPFAISIIGFSLFIDRIGYKTAMVISFLGYLVWSAVAVAAYFVSDGGNGDPALGYNLLYWGSLVLGLSNGAVEAYINPVVATMFSRDKTKWLNILHAGWPGGLVIAGLLSIGLNSLNTADYTLPWWIKIAIIVPPALVFFLMLIGEKFPQQERVASGVSYREMLAEFGVLGTAIASLLIVLQLNQSFPGVNPWVFPALGVAAVVAMGLYTGSLGNPLLFVLALIMMPLATTEIGTDGWIAGIMENVAKTEGFHPGLVLVYTSAIMVVLRFFAGPIIHKISPIGLLIVSCALAIAGLYTLSFTQGMMIFAAATLYGIGKSFFWPTMLGLAAEQTPKGGALTLNALGGIGMLAVGTLGGVYIGALQDTRMTQGVAESKELAEEAPELFDADGRLAVQSEEVKYKFINYPVVDEVKVAKALAGQSESEQEAIRAQITEIGDSKKQGALADMCVFPATMLVAYVLLGLYFQSRGGYRAEVIESHPA; encoded by the coding sequence ATGGCGGACAACTCGCGCAACAACGGCGCCCCCAGCATGAAGCTGTTCTGGGGCTGCTTCCTGGCGCTCATCACCACGGCCTTTGGGTTTATCACCCGCATCTTCTTGCTCAGCGAGTGGGAGGCCGAGTTCGGGCTGAACAAGGCCACCAGCGGCGAGCTGTTCGGCATGGGCATCTGGCCGTTCGCGATCAGCATCATCGGCTTCAGCCTGTTTATCGACCGCATCGGCTACAAGACCGCGATGGTCATCTCGTTCTTGGGCTACCTGGTGTGGTCCGCCGTGGCGGTCGCCGCGTACTTTGTTTCCGACGGCGGCAACGGGGACCCCGCCCTGGGCTACAACCTGCTGTACTGGGGGAGCCTGGTGCTGGGGCTCTCCAACGGCGCGGTCGAGGCGTACATCAACCCGGTGGTCGCCACCATGTTCAGCCGCGACAAGACCAAGTGGCTGAACATCCTGCACGCCGGCTGGCCGGGCGGGCTGGTGATCGCGGGGCTGCTCTCGATCGGGCTCAACTCGCTGAACACGGCCGACTACACGCTGCCGTGGTGGATCAAGATCGCCATCATCGTTCCCCCGGCGCTCGTCTTCTTCTTGATGCTGATCGGCGAGAAGTTCCCGCAGCAAGAACGCGTCGCGTCCGGCGTGTCGTACCGCGAGATGCTGGCCGAGTTCGGCGTGCTGGGCACGGCCATCGCCAGCCTGCTGATCGTGCTGCAGCTCAACCAGTCGTTCCCCGGCGTCAACCCGTGGGTCTTCCCGGCGCTGGGCGTAGCGGCGGTCGTGGCGATGGGCCTGTACACCGGCTCGCTGGGCAACCCGCTGCTGTTCGTGCTGGCGCTGATCATGATGCCGCTGGCCACCACCGAGATCGGCACCGACGGCTGGATCGCCGGCATCATGGAAAACGTGGCCAAAACCGAAGGGTTCCACCCGGGGCTCGTGCTGGTTTACACGTCGGCCATCATGGTGGTGCTGCGGTTCTTTGCGGGGCCGATCATCCATAAGATCAGCCCCATCGGCCTGCTGATCGTCTCCTGCGCGCTGGCCATCGCGGGCCTGTACACGCTGTCGTTCACGCAGGGGATGATGATCTTCGCCGCGGCCACGCTGTACGGCATCGGCAAGTCGTTCTTCTGGCCCACCATGCTGGGGCTCGCCGCGGAGCAAACCCCCAAGGGGGGCGCGCTGACGCTCAACGCGTTGGGGGGCATCGGCATGCTGGCGGTCGGCACGCTGGGGGGCGTGTACATCGGCGCCCTGCAAGACACCCGCATGACGCAGGGGGTGGCCGAAAGCAAGGAGCTGGCCGAGGAAGCGCCGGAGCTGTTCGACGCCGACGGGCGTCTGGCGGTGCAGAGCGAGGAGGTGAAGTACAAGTTCATCAACTACCCGGTGGTCGACGAAGTGAAGGTCGCCAAGGCGCTGGCCGGGCAGAGCGAGAGCGAGCAAGAAGCCATCCGAGCGCAGATCACGGAGATCGGCGACTCGAAGAAGCAGGGCGCCCTGGCCGACATGTGCGTCTTCCCCGCCACGATGCTGGTCGCCTACGTGCTGCTGGGCCTGTACTTCCAGAGCCGCGGCGGCTACCGGGCAGAGGTGATCGAGAGCCACCCCGCATAA
- a CDS encoding sigma-54-dependent transcriptional regulator has product MPAGRLLLVDDDPHVLESMADWLRDQGLEVEEAAGMAEATDRLQRRPFDLMVCDIRLQDGDGFDLLEHAQRSWPAMQALLMTGYGSPDEAVEAIRAGAFDYLTKPLIDDELLMAIERALTQRGVIDENSKLKAELDRKHGMGHIIGQDPRMLRVFDLVESIADTRATVLVTGESGTGKSLIARAVHSRSDRAKGPFVEVACGALPETLLESELFGHVAGAFTGATGNKMGKFLQADGGTIFLDEIGTATPALQVKLLRVLQELAFEPVGGTQTHRVDVRVVLATNEDLAARVAAGDFRQDLYYRVNVINIEMPPLRGRPSDIPLLALRFLHEAVEESGRKTTGFSDEAIAAMQHYHWPGNVRELQNVVERAVLLGKGPEITPADLPTELRAGGAYPAAGSGLGRTLKEALEGPERQIIRDVLEGNGWNRNATADQLGINRTTLYKKMKRLGLDEQVGV; this is encoded by the coding sequence ATGCCCGCCGGCCGACTGCTACTAGTTGACGACGACCCGCACGTCCTCGAGTCGATGGCCGACTGGCTGCGCGACCAGGGGCTCGAGGTCGAGGAAGCCGCCGGCATGGCCGAAGCCACGGACCGGCTGCAACGCCGCCCGTTCGACCTGATGGTGTGCGACATCCGCCTGCAGGACGGCGACGGCTTCGACCTGCTGGAGCACGCCCAGCGTAGCTGGCCCGCCATGCAGGCGCTGCTGATGACCGGCTACGGCTCGCCCGACGAGGCGGTTGAGGCGATCCGCGCGGGGGCGTTCGACTACCTCACCAAGCCGCTGATCGACGACGAACTGCTGATGGCCATCGAGCGGGCCCTCACCCAACGCGGCGTGATCGACGAGAACTCCAAGCTCAAGGCAGAGCTGGACCGCAAGCACGGCATGGGGCACATCATCGGCCAGGACCCGCGGATGCTCCGCGTGTTCGACCTGGTCGAGAGCATCGCAGACACCCGCGCCACCGTGCTGGTGACCGGCGAGAGCGGCACCGGCAAGAGCCTGATCGCCCGCGCCGTCCACAGCCGCAGCGACCGCGCGAAGGGGCCGTTTGTGGAGGTCGCCTGCGGCGCCCTCCCCGAGACGCTGCTCGAGAGCGAGCTGTTCGGCCACGTCGCCGGCGCGTTCACCGGCGCCACCGGGAACAAGATGGGCAAGTTCCTGCAGGCCGACGGCGGCACGATCTTCTTGGACGAGATCGGCACCGCCACCCCCGCCCTGCAGGTGAAGCTGCTGCGGGTGCTGCAAGAGCTGGCCTTCGAGCCGGTCGGCGGCACGCAGACCCACCGCGTCGACGTGCGCGTGGTGCTGGCGACCAACGAAGACCTGGCCGCCCGCGTCGCCGCGGGCGATTTCCGCCAAGACCTGTACTACCGCGTCAACGTGATCAACATCGAGATGCCCCCGCTGCGCGGCCGCCCGAGCGACATCCCGCTGCTCGCCCTGCGGTTCCTGCACGAAGCGGTGGAGGAGTCGGGGCGCAAGACCACCGGCTTCTCCGACGAGGCCATCGCGGCGATGCAGCACTACCACTGGCCCGGCAACGTCCGCGAGCTGCAGAACGTGGTTGAGCGGGCCGTGCTGCTGGGCAAGGGCCCCGAGATCACCCCCGCCGACCTGCCGACCGAGCTCCGCGCCGGGGGCGCCTACCCGGCCGCGGGGAGCGGCCTGGGACGCACGCTCAAGGAAGCCCTGGAGGGTCCGGAGCGGCAGATCATCCGCGACGTGCTCGAAGGCAACGGCTGGAACCGCAACGCCACCGCCGACCAACTCGGCATCAACCGCACCACGCTTTATAAGAAGATGAAGCGGCTGGGGCTGGACGAGCAGGTGGGAGTTTAG
- a CDS encoding trans-sulfuration enzyme family protein, with the protein MASVDSLPAHDATPRATPNPRGASALGGEPGPLGGEIGVSTLAVHAGEARQKHGDAITDPIFCASTYTFADTQSVIDFIEQDQPREEYGRYGNPGERVAERKLAALEGAEAALVFSSGMAAFVGLLMTKLSQGDEVLFFDECYHRSRQFCREHLSRFGVTTRQVKTGDYQAMADAISPATRMLISESPTNPHQSIIDLERFAELGRDHGVETLIDATLATPYNLRPIDAGIDYVLHSATKYLGGHNDLLAGVVAGSAAQLEPVRNLRGIMGAVNGPQNLYLLLRGLKTFELRMQRHNENGLRVAQFLEAHPRVEKVYYPGLESHAYHDVARRTMRGYGGLVTFLIKDADWRETADVVDGARIARIAPSLGGVETLIEQPLVMSYYKQTPEDRAKFGIPDNMIRLACGIEDSADLIADLDQALAGRKA; encoded by the coding sequence ATGGCCAGCGTCGATTCGCTCCCCGCTCATGATGCCACGCCGCGCGCCACGCCCAACCCACGGGGCGCGAGCGCCTTGGGTGGGGAGCCGGGGCCCCTGGGGGGAGAGATCGGCGTCTCGACCCTGGCCGTGCACGCCGGCGAGGCCCGCCAGAAGCACGGCGACGCCATCACCGACCCGATCTTCTGCGCCAGCACCTACACGTTCGCCGACACGCAGTCGGTGATCGACTTCATCGAGCAGGACCAGCCCCGCGAAGAGTACGGCCGGTACGGAAACCCCGGCGAACGCGTCGCGGAGCGCAAGCTCGCCGCGCTCGAGGGCGCCGAGGCGGCCCTGGTCTTCTCCAGCGGCATGGCCGCCTTTGTCGGCCTGCTGATGACCAAGCTCAGCCAGGGCGACGAGGTGCTGTTCTTCGACGAGTGTTACCACCGCAGCCGGCAGTTCTGTCGCGAGCACCTGTCGCGGTTCGGCGTAACCACCCGCCAGGTGAAGACGGGCGACTACCAGGCGATGGCCGACGCCATCTCGCCCGCCACGCGGATGCTCATCAGCGAGTCTCCCACCAACCCGCACCAGAGCATCATCGACCTGGAGCGGTTCGCGGAGCTGGGCCGCGACCACGGCGTTGAGACGTTGATCGACGCCACGCTCGCCACCCCCTACAACCTGCGGCCGATCGACGCGGGCATCGACTACGTGCTGCATTCGGCCACCAAGTACCTCGGCGGGCACAACGACCTGCTGGCCGGCGTGGTGGCCGGCAGCGCCGCCCAGCTCGAGCCGGTCCGCAACCTCCGCGGCATCATGGGCGCCGTGAACGGCCCGCAGAACCTCTACCTGCTGCTCCGCGGGCTCAAGACGTTCGAGCTGCGCATGCAGCGGCACAACGAGAACGGCCTACGCGTTGCCCAGTTCCTCGAGGCCCACCCGCGCGTCGAGAAGGTCTACTACCCCGGCCTCGAGTCGCACGCCTACCACGACGTGGCCCGCCGCACGATGCGCGGCTACGGCGGGCTGGTGACGTTCCTCATCAAGGACGCCGACTGGCGCGAAACGGCCGACGTGGTCGACGGCGCGCGGATCGCACGCATCGCGCCGAGCCTCGGCGGGGTCGAGACGCTCATCGAGCAGCCGCTGGTGATGAGCTATTACAAGCAGACCCCCGAAGACCGGGCCAAGTTCGGCATCCCCGACAACATGATCCGCCTGGCCTGCGGCATCGAAGACTCCGCCGACCTAATTGCCGACCTGGATCAGGCGCTCGCGGGGCGGAAGGCTTAA
- a CDS encoding DUF3239 domain-containing protein: MPDENAKPRVRVKCPHCGAAASAPAEYVGRRVKCGAAACRQSFELAPVAPAEEPAPPAAPPSAPPGPASVGWPGVPDSLASNPGKVPFNPLRWYRHQPLGLIVGGGVAALALALWLGLSLAGMKASIPTKDGGETPIWLFAPASLATMAFYAWLAARKFNSGDANPGVVVSLSPALLAVPTDLTQGGGSYPVVKIVPIKLKASGGQPLQLGTRVATVATYAMPPNKHAGHWSDFYPYPAEYATGDPQALQRLLASFTQTQYEFLQQALTRIERPFKPGLYAMWETPDKPAGRRISKAADF; this comes from the coding sequence ATGCCCGACGAAAACGCCAAGCCACGGGTCCGGGTGAAGTGCCCCCACTGCGGCGCAGCGGCCTCGGCGCCGGCGGAGTATGTCGGCCGACGCGTGAAGTGCGGCGCCGCGGCGTGCCGACAGTCGTTTGAGCTAGCGCCCGTGGCGCCGGCCGAAGAGCCCGCGCCGCCGGCCGCTCCACCAAGCGCGCCGCCCGGCCCCGCGTCGGTCGGCTGGCCCGGGGTTCCCGATTCCCTCGCCAGCAATCCCGGCAAGGTCCCCTTCAACCCGCTGCGGTGGTACAGGCATCAGCCGCTGGGGCTGATCGTCGGGGGGGGCGTGGCGGCGCTGGCGCTGGCGCTCTGGCTCGGGCTGAGCCTGGCGGGGATGAAGGCGTCGATCCCCACCAAGGACGGGGGAGAAACGCCCATCTGGCTGTTTGCCCCGGCAAGCCTGGCCACCATGGCCTTCTACGCATGGCTTGCCGCGCGCAAGTTCAACTCGGGCGACGCCAACCCCGGCGTCGTGGTGTCGCTCAGCCCGGCGCTGCTCGCCGTACCAACCGACCTGACGCAGGGGGGAGGCTCGTACCCCGTGGTAAAGATCGTCCCGATCAAGCTCAAGGCGTCCGGCGGCCAGCCGCTGCAACTCGGCACGCGTGTCGCCACCGTCGCCACGTACGCCATGCCCCCCAACAAGCACGCCGGGCACTGGAGCGACTTCTACCCCTACCCCGCGGAGTACGCCACCGGCGACCCCCAGGCGCTGCAGCGCCTGCTGGCCAGCTTCACCCAAACGCAGTACGAATTCCTGCAGCAGGCGCTCACGCGGATCGAACGCCCCTTCAAGCCGGGGCTGTACGCCATGTGGGAAACGCCGGACAAGCCGGCCGGCCGACGGATCAGCAAGGCGGCCGATTTTTGA
- a CDS encoding Gfo/Idh/MocA family protein, which translates to MAMAATAPYAFGAPATAQRRRFALIGVGGNGTGTAPVGQKFADLTALCDVDVGHLDRGNRLLCGGKADLYADYREVLARGDIDLVQISVPDHWHTKILIEAMRAGKDAYCEKPLTLTIDEGKQVRRVQQETGRVVQVGTQQRSSFNLFNKALAIIADGRLGKLKRITVGIDAGAWSPEIPVAEPAKGFDWERWLGPAPLVDHRFLKDPKGKTFTNGHTQFRWWYEYSGGKLTDWGAHHVDIAMLGIAAAGQNNDPTSVGGTAEHYVEFKDGVPTRHDRYNTAHAFNLDVTFAGGDVVLNIRHDVDNGILFEGDAGRLFVNRGKLVGKPVEGLRADPLPEDALSKVYRGMPIEGNDRDAHWANLMYSIERRTLPISDVHSHMKMLNVCHLAGICCRLGRTIHWDQATEQITGDPLAASMMSRPYRAGYQIEG; encoded by the coding sequence ATGGCGATGGCGGCGACCGCGCCCTACGCGTTTGGCGCGCCGGCGACGGCGCAGCGGCGGCGGTTCGCGTTGATCGGCGTCGGGGGCAACGGCACAGGGACCGCGCCGGTGGGGCAGAAGTTTGCAGACCTGACGGCGCTGTGCGACGTTGACGTCGGCCACCTCGACCGCGGCAACCGCCTGCTGTGCGGCGGTAAGGCCGACCTGTACGCAGACTACCGCGAGGTGCTGGCGCGGGGCGACATCGACCTGGTGCAGATCTCGGTCCCCGACCACTGGCACACGAAGATATTGATCGAGGCGATGCGGGCCGGCAAAGACGCCTACTGCGAGAAGCCGCTGACGCTGACCATCGACGAAGGCAAGCAGGTCCGCCGAGTCCAGCAAGAAACCGGCCGCGTGGTGCAGGTGGGCACCCAACAACGCAGCAGCTTCAACCTCTTTAACAAGGCGCTGGCGATCATCGCCGACGGGCGGCTGGGCAAACTGAAACGCATCACCGTGGGGATCGACGCGGGGGCGTGGAGCCCAGAGATCCCGGTCGCCGAGCCGGCCAAAGGATTCGACTGGGAGCGGTGGCTCGGCCCCGCGCCCTTGGTGGACCACCGGTTCTTGAAGGACCCCAAGGGGAAGACCTTCACCAACGGGCACACCCAGTTCCGTTGGTGGTATGAGTACTCGGGGGGCAAGCTGACCGACTGGGGCGCCCACCACGTCGACATCGCCATGCTGGGCATCGCCGCGGCCGGCCAGAACAACGACCCCACGTCGGTCGGCGGAACGGCCGAGCACTACGTCGAGTTCAAGGACGGCGTCCCGACGCGCCACGACCGCTACAACACCGCCCACGCGTTCAATCTCGATGTCACGTTCGCCGGCGGCGACGTGGTGCTGAACATCCGCCACGACGTCGACAACGGCATCTTGTTCGAGGGGGACGCCGGGCGCCTCTTCGTCAACCGCGGCAAGCTGGTCGGCAAGCCCGTCGAGGGGCTGCGGGCCGACCCGCTGCCCGAGGACGCCCTCTCCAAGGTGTACCGCGGGATGCCGATCGAGGGGAACGACCGCGACGCGCACTGGGCGAACCTGATGTACTCCATCGAGCGTCGCACGCTGCCTATCTCCGACGTGCACTCCCACATGAAGATGCTGAACGTCTGCCACCTGGCGGGGATCTGCTGCCGGCTGGGCCGCACCATCCACTGGGACCAAGCGACTGAACAGATCACCGGCGACCCGCTGGCCGCCAGCATGATGAGCCGCCCCTACCGCGCCGGCTACCAGATCGAAGGCTAG
- a CDS encoding HD domain-containing protein — protein METSKLRRQIAYEAARLMYERQESEYYRAKLKAARRFGRGWVKPADLPSNAEVRDQVQLLARLHEGDQRTADLQQMRLAALRMMRLLARFRPRLIGSVLTGHTRRGSDIDLHLFSDSLHAVTGVLEQEGMTYDVERKQVRKEGEQRVYRHIHVPQEHLFELTVYAADMAHHVFKSSITGKAIERVSIAELEQFLEREYPGVDIEQTLRDASEGIDRYQLYEVLLLPLENVRQHPVHHPEGDALYHSLQVFDLACNALPYDEEFLTAALLHDIGKGIDPADHVAAGLEAVAGIVTERPAWLIENHMQAHAIADGTIGWRRLRRLKESESFQELVLLGQCDRGGRRRGVEASDLYEAIAYLRELRAMCG, from the coding sequence GTGGAGACTTCCAAGCTGCGGCGGCAGATCGCCTACGAGGCGGCCCGCTTGATGTACGAGCGCCAAGAATCGGAGTACTACCGCGCCAAGCTCAAGGCGGCGCGACGCTTCGGCCGCGGCTGGGTCAAACCGGCCGACCTGCCGAGCAACGCAGAGGTCCGCGACCAGGTGCAGCTGCTCGCTCGCCTGCACGAAGGGGACCAGCGGACCGCGGACCTACAGCAGATGCGCCTCGCCGCGCTGCGGATGATGCGGCTGCTGGCGCGGTTCCGCCCCAGGCTGATCGGCAGCGTGCTGACCGGTCATACCCGTCGCGGGTCGGACATCGACCTGCACCTGTTCTCCGACAGCTTGCACGCCGTGACCGGCGTGCTGGAACAAGAAGGGATGACCTACGACGTCGAGCGCAAGCAGGTCCGCAAGGAAGGCGAACAACGCGTCTATCGCCACATCCACGTGCCCCAGGAGCACCTGTTCGAGCTGACCGTCTACGCGGCGGACATGGCGCATCATGTCTTCAAGAGTTCGATCACCGGCAAGGCGATCGAGCGGGTCAGCATTGCGGAGCTGGAGCAGTTCTTAGAGCGGGAGTACCCGGGCGTCGACATTGAGCAGACCCTCCGTGACGCCAGCGAGGGGATTGATCGCTACCAACTGTATGAGGTGTTGTTGCTGCCCCTCGAGAACGTCCGGCAGCACCCCGTGCACCACCCCGAGGGGGACGCGCTGTACCACAGCCTGCAGGTGTTCGACTTGGCTTGCAACGCGCTGCCGTACGACGAGGAGTTCCTGACCGCGGCCCTGCTGCACGACATCGGCAAGGGGATCGACCCGGCCGATCACGTTGCTGCCGGGCTGGAGGCGGTCGCGGGGATCGTCACCGAACGGCCCGCGTGGCTCATCGAGAACCACATGCAGGCGCACGCGATCGCGGACGGCACCATCGGCTGGCGGCGGCTCCGCCGGCTGAAAGAATCGGAGAGCTTCCAAGAGCTGGTGCTGCTGGGCCAGTGCGACCGCGGGGGCCGGCGCCGCGGCGTCGAGGCGTCCGACCTTTATGAAGCCATCGCCTACCTACGCGAGCTGCGCGCGATGTGTGGCTGA
- a CDS encoding CBS domain-containing protein, with amino-acid sequence MYAVSASDFMTKRLITLRTDVDVLDAVRTLLKHNISGAPVVDRCGKYLGVFSEKCSMQVLLDAAYEQMPTTDVGSFMDTEAQTIAPETQLLSIAQVFLLTGYRRLPVVDDEGYLLGQVSRRDVIRAAMKTMDTAPLKERNLLYLSAIVSREDAPMV; translated from the coding sequence ATGTACGCCGTATCCGCCAGCGACTTCATGACCAAGAGGCTGATCACCCTCCGCACCGATGTCGACGTGCTCGACGCGGTGCGGACGCTGCTCAAGCACAACATCTCGGGCGCCCCGGTGGTAGACCGCTGCGGCAAGTACCTGGGGGTGTTCAGCGAGAAGTGCAGCATGCAGGTGCTGCTGGACGCCGCCTACGAGCAGATGCCGACCACCGACGTCGGCTCGTTCATGGACACCGAGGCGCAGACTATTGCGCCGGAAACGCAGTTGTTGTCGATCGCCCAGGTGTTCCTGCTCACCGGCTACCGCCGGCTGCCGGTGGTGGACGACGAGGGCTACCTGCTGGGCCAGGTGAGCCGGCGCGACGTGATCCGCGCCGCCATGAAGACCATGGACACGGCGCCGCTGAAAGAGCGGAACCTGTTGTACCTGAGCGCCATCGTATCTCGCGAAGATGCACCCATGGTTTGA
- a CDS encoding DUF1963 domain-containing protein: MARLSREYQMLFSPGKPTSDELGERSKIGGMPDWIQDDDWPECPHCDEAMSFVGQLDSIEHESNTNPHSRPALSGD; this comes from the coding sequence ATGGCACGCTTGTCTCGCGAATACCAGATGTTGTTTAGCCCTGGCAAGCCGACTTCCGATGAACTCGGCGAGCGGAGCAAGATTGGTGGGATGCCGGATTGGATCCAAGACGATGATTGGCCCGAATGTCCACACTGTGACGAAGCGATGTCGTTCGTGGGTCAGCTCGATTCCATCGAACACGAATCAAATACAAATCCGCACAGCCGTCCGGCACTATCTGGCGACTAA
- a CDS encoding 3-keto-disaccharide hydrolase translates to MRSLRCLALAALTLGAAALTAALPARAENQNPRLPNGWRVHDMTRPAPERVEVKPDPAQPPSDAAVLFDGSGFAAWEGASQQFSPNGEVPWKLADGVMEIAGQGGVRTKEKFGDIQLHLEWASPNPHTGEAAQRRGNSGVFLMGRYEIQIMDGFENDAYADGMMGAVYGQTPPMVNACRRPGEWQTFDIFFTAPKFAGGETVEPAYVTVLHNGVLVQNHTPVLGATQHNLLPHYTPHAGQQPIVLQNHGEAVRLRNIWVRRLNDRNTRPAPTQE, encoded by the coding sequence ATGAGATCCCTTCGCTGCCTCGCGCTGGCGGCTTTGACGCTCGGCGCTGCGGCCCTGACCGCGGCCCTGCCGGCCCGGGCCGAGAACCAAAACCCACGCCTCCCCAACGGCTGGCGGGTGCACGACATGACCCGCCCCGCGCCGGAGCGGGTCGAGGTCAAACCCGACCCGGCCCAGCCGCCGTCCGACGCCGCCGTGCTGTTCGACGGCAGCGGCTTTGCGGCGTGGGAGGGGGCGTCGCAGCAGTTCAGCCCCAACGGGGAAGTCCCGTGGAAGCTCGCCGACGGTGTGATGGAGATCGCCGGCCAGGGGGGCGTCCGCACCAAGGAGAAGTTTGGCGACATCCAGCTCCATCTGGAATGGGCGTCGCCGAACCCGCACACCGGCGAGGCGGCGCAGCGACGCGGCAACAGCGGCGTCTTCCTGATGGGACGCTACGAGATCCAGATCATGGACGGCTTCGAGAACGACGCGTACGCGGACGGCATGATGGGCGCCGTGTACGGCCAGACGCCGCCGATGGTGAACGCGTGCCGCCGACCCGGAGAGTGGCAGACGTTCGACATCTTCTTTACCGCGCCCAAGTTTGCCGGCGGCGAGACGGTTGAGCCGGCGTACGTCACCGTGCTGCACAACGGCGTGCTGGTGCAGAACCACACGCCGGTTCTTGGCGCCACGCAGCACAACCTGCTGCCCCACTACACGCCGCACGCGGGCCAGCAGCCCATCGTGCTGCAGAACCACGGCGAGGCCGTCCGCCTGCGCAACATCTGGGTGCGGCGGCTGAACGACCGCAACACGCGGCCGGCGCCCACGCAGGAGTAA
- a CDS encoding potassium channel family protein, with product MTSSAETPSVGRRRVSVVHLLAALAAMFVVLPFIDTLRYGELIESVAFTVVLLAAVGAVGGRRRTLIAAVVLAAPTVIARWCTHTTDAQLPNDLSLIAGMVFVTFVAVHLFRYVLRAPEVDAEVLCAAIAIYLLFAVDFSFFYTLLARWEPGSFEFTYPRDAGAKLAGFMALYYSIQVLTTITFGDILPVTNVARMLSLVEGAVGLFYLAILISRLVGIYSAGNAEERGGGASQVSGDV from the coding sequence GTGACCAGCAGCGCAGAAACCCCCTCCGTGGGGCGCCGACGGGTGTCGGTGGTCCACCTGCTCGCAGCGCTCGCGGCGATGTTCGTCGTGCTGCCGTTCATCGATACGCTCCGCTACGGCGAGCTGATCGAATCGGTCGCGTTCACCGTCGTGCTGCTCGCGGCGGTCGGCGCCGTTGGCGGGCGGCGGCGGACGCTGATCGCCGCGGTCGTGCTCGCGGCGCCGACGGTGATCGCGCGTTGGTGCACGCACACGACCGACGCCCAGCTTCCCAACGACCTAAGCCTGATCGCCGGGATGGTTTTCGTGACCTTCGTGGCCGTGCACCTGTTCCGCTACGTGCTGCGGGCGCCAGAGGTGGACGCAGAAGTGCTGTGCGCCGCGATCGCCATCTACCTGCTGTTCGCGGTCGACTTCTCGTTCTTCTACACGCTGCTGGCGAGGTGGGAACCCGGTTCGTTCGAGTTCACCTACCCGCGCGACGCGGGGGCCAAGCTGGCGGGCTTCATGGCGCTGTACTACAGCATCCAGGTGCTCACCACGATCACGTTCGGCGACATCCTGCCGGTGACCAACGTCGCCCGCATGCTGTCGCTGGTCGAGGGCGCCGTCGGGCTGTTTTATTTGGCGATCTTGATCTCTCGGCTGGTGGGGATTTATTCGGCGGGGAACGCGGAGGAGCGGGGCGGGGGGGCCTCGCAGGTCAGCGGTGACGTATGA